Proteins from a genomic interval of Streptomyces sp. Tu6071:
- a CDS encoding DUF3263 domain-containing protein, with product MNDAHEEPARGTGAEEPPPETGEPPLETGEPKRQAVPGESARQAVSGESAPQAVGGEPVPEDGERGRESVATPPESAAPPEPAPLSARDRDVLALEGESFTGPGAKERAVRERLGMSPTRYYQLLNALLDDPAAEAHAPVTVHRLRRVREARRAER from the coding sequence ATGAACGACGCGCACGAGGAACCGGCCCGGGGAACGGGGGCCGAGGAGCCCCCACCGGAGACAGGGGAGCCCCCACTGGAAACCGGGGAGCCCAAACGGCAGGCGGTCCCCGGGGAGTCCGCACGGCAGGCGGTCTCCGGCGAGTCCGCACCGCAGGCGGTCGGCGGGGAGCCCGTACCCGAGGACGGGGAGCGCGGACGCGAGTCCGTCGCCACCCCGCCCGAGTCCGCCGCCCCGCCCGAGCCCGCCCCCCTTTCCGCCCGCGACCGCGACGTCCTCGCCCTCGAAGGCGAGAGCTTCACCGGGCCCGGGGCCAAGGAGCGGGCCGTCCGCGAGCGCCTCGGCATGTCGCCGACCCGCTACTACCAGCTCCTCAACGCCCTGCTCGACGACCCCGCCGCCGAGGCGCACGCCCCCGTCACGGTCCACCGCCTGCGCCGCGTCCGGGAGGCACGCCGTGCGGAGCGGTGA
- a CDS encoding MoaD/ThiS family protein translates to MSVSVRIPTILRTYTGGQAEVPAEGATVAEVIADLERHHTGISARVLDDDGKLRRFVNLYVNDDDIRFEQGLDTATPDGTGISIIPAVAGGC, encoded by the coding sequence ATGAGCGTTTCCGTTCGTATCCCGACCATCCTGCGCACCTACACCGGCGGCCAGGCGGAGGTCCCCGCCGAGGGCGCCACCGTCGCCGAGGTCATCGCCGACCTGGAGCGCCACCACACCGGCATCTCCGCCCGCGTCCTCGACGACGACGGCAAGCTCCGCCGCTTCGTGAACCTCTACGTCAACGACGACGACATCCGCTTCGAGCAGGGCCTCGACACGGCCACCCCCGACGGCACGGGGATCTCGATCATCCCGGCGGTCGCCGGCGGCTGCTGA
- a CDS encoding helix-turn-helix transcriptional regulator — MDRAQLADFLRTRRAALQPEDVGLPRGPRRRTGGLRREEVAALCEMSADYYTRIEQERGPQPSEQMLAAMARGLRLTLAERDHLFLLAGHNAPARTSRTDHITPGLMRILDRLEDTPAQVLSGVGETLKQTHAATALLGDQTLFTGLERSITYRWFAAPGTVRPLYPAEDHTLRGRFFASELRAAYAREGKGGRAEEIAEALLARSEEFAALWAAHEVGLPQTETKRVRHPDLGVLDLYCQVLIDPAQWQSLLVYTATPGTGSHEKLQLLNSLPARAPGA, encoded by the coding sequence GTGGACCGGGCTCAGCTCGCCGACTTCCTGCGCACCCGACGGGCCGCGCTGCAACCCGAGGACGTCGGGCTGCCGCGCGGTCCGCGCCGCCGTACCGGGGGGTTGCGGCGTGAGGAGGTGGCGGCGCTGTGCGAGATGTCCGCCGACTACTACACGCGCATCGAGCAGGAGCGCGGCCCGCAGCCCTCGGAGCAGATGCTCGCCGCGATGGCGCGCGGGCTGCGCCTCACCCTCGCCGAGCGCGACCACCTCTTCCTCCTCGCCGGTCACAACGCGCCCGCCCGCACAAGCCGTACGGACCACATCACGCCGGGGCTCATGCGCATCCTCGACCGCCTGGAGGACACCCCGGCACAGGTCCTCTCGGGGGTCGGCGAGACGCTCAAGCAGACCCACGCGGCGACGGCGCTGCTCGGGGACCAGACCCTTTTCACCGGTCTGGAGCGCAGCATCACGTACCGCTGGTTCGCCGCGCCCGGGACGGTGCGTCCGCTCTACCCGGCGGAGGACCACACGCTGCGCGGCCGGTTCTTCGCCTCCGAGTTGCGCGCCGCGTACGCGCGGGAGGGGAAGGGCGGGCGCGCCGAGGAGATCGCGGAGGCGCTGCTCGCGCGCAGCGAGGAGTTCGCCGCGCTGTGGGCGGCGCACGAGGTCGGTCTGCCGCAGACCGAGACGAAGCGGGTGCGGCATCCGGATCTCGGGGTGCTCGATCTGTACTGCCAGGTGCTCATCGATCCCGCCCAGTGGCAGTCGCTCCTCGTCTACACCGCGACCCCCGGCACCGGCAGCCACGAGAAGCTCCAGCTCCTCAACTCCCTCCCGGCCCGCGCCCCGGGAGCCTGA
- a CDS encoding alpha,alpha-trehalose-phosphate synthase (UDP-forming): MPTDDPTRPTGTGAAVLLASNRGPVSYAFDAHGELTAKRGGGGLVSGLSAIGPEVDAVWVCAALSDADREAARRSGAELDPADTGGRRVHMLGIDPRTQHEAYNDIANSVLWFAHHMLWQTPLEPAFGPEFRARWASFESYNRAFAQALAAQAAEGAAVLVQDYHLVLVPGMLRALRPDLRIAHFSHTPWAPLDYYRLLPDDVAEQVLRGILGADHAGFLTRRWADAFTACADALVGGTGRTEVAVHGLGADADFLRDRAHQEDVDERIAALRREIGGEGRRTIVRVDRTELSKNIVRGLHAYGRLLTDRPDWRGQVVHLAFAYPSRQDLEVYRAYTAEVERVAQDINDEFGTADWTPVLLKVDDDFPRSLAAYRLADVALVNPIRDGMNLVAKEVPVVSDAGVALVLSREAGAYEELGADAVVVNPYDVSATAEALHTALTQDPEARSARTKRLAEAATALPPAKWFMEQLEALGGA, translated from the coding sequence ATGCCTACTGACGACCCCACCCGCCCCACCGGCACCGGCGCCGCCGTCCTCCTCGCCTCCAACCGCGGCCCCGTCTCGTACGCGTTCGACGCGCACGGCGAGCTGACGGCCAAGCGCGGCGGCGGGGGGCTCGTCTCGGGGCTCTCGGCGATCGGTCCCGAGGTCGACGCGGTGTGGGTGTGCGCCGCGCTGAGCGACGCGGACCGCGAGGCGGCCCGGCGCTCGGGCGCGGAGCTGGACCCGGCGGACACGGGCGGGCGCCGTGTCCACATGCTGGGGATCGATCCGCGTACGCAGCACGAGGCGTACAACGACATCGCCAACTCCGTGCTGTGGTTCGCCCACCACATGCTGTGGCAGACCCCCTTGGAGCCCGCCTTCGGCCCGGAGTTCCGCGCGCGCTGGGCCTCGTTCGAGTCGTACAACCGCGCCTTCGCGCAGGCGCTCGCGGCGCAGGCGGCGGAGGGCGCGGCGGTGCTCGTGCAGGACTACCACCTCGTGCTCGTGCCGGGGATGCTGCGCGCGCTGCGCCCCGATCTGCGCATCGCGCACTTCTCGCACACGCCGTGGGCGCCGCTCGACTACTACCGGCTGCTGCCCGACGACGTGGCGGAGCAGGTGCTGCGCGGGATTCTCGGCGCGGACCACGCGGGTTTCCTCACGCGCCGCTGGGCGGACGCCTTCACGGCCTGCGCGGACGCGCTCGTCGGGGGCACGGGCCGGACCGAGGTCGCGGTGCACGGGCTCGGCGCGGACGCCGACTTCCTGCGCGACCGCGCGCACCAGGAGGACGTCGACGAGCGGATCGCTGCGCTGCGCCGGGAGATCGGCGGCGAGGGGCGGCGCACGATCGTGCGGGTGGACCGTACGGAGCTGTCGAAGAACATCGTGCGCGGACTCCACGCGTATGGGCGCCTGCTGACGGACCGCCCGGACTGGCGCGGGCAGGTCGTGCACCTCGCCTTCGCGTACCCGTCCCGGCAGGACCTGGAGGTGTACCGGGCGTACACGGCGGAGGTGGAGCGGGTCGCGCAGGACATCAACGACGAGTTCGGCACGGCGGACTGGACGCCCGTCCTCCTCAAGGTCGACGACGACTTCCCGCGCTCGCTCGCGGCGTACCGTCTCGCGGACGTCGCGCTGGTCAACCCGATCCGCGACGGCATGAACCTCGTGGCGAAGGAGGTCCCGGTCGTCTCGGACGCGGGCGTGGCGCTCGTGCTGTCCCGGGAGGCGGGGGCGTACGAGGAGCTGGGCGCGGACGCGGTGGTGGTGAACCCGTACGACGTCTCGGCGACGGCCGAGGCGCTGCACACGGCGCTGACCCAGGACCCGGAGGCCCGGTCGGCGCGCACGAAGCGGCTGGCGGAGGCCGCGACGGCGCTGCCGCCGGCGAAGTGGTTCATGGAGCAACTGGAGGCGCTGGGCGGGGCGTAG
- the groL gene encoding chaperonin GroEL (60 kDa chaperone family; promotes refolding of misfolded polypeptides especially under stressful conditions; forms two stacked rings of heptamers to form a barrel-shaped 14mer; ends can be capped by GroES; misfolded proteins enter the barrel where they are refolded when GroES binds), whose product MAKIIAFDEEARRGLERGMNQLADAVKVTLGPKGRNVVLEKKWGAPTITNDGVSIAKEIELEDPYEKIGAELVKEVAKKTDDVAGDGTTTATVLAQALVREGLRNVAAGANPMALKRGIEQAVEAVSGALLEQAKDVETKEQIASTASISAADTQIGELIAEAMDKVGKEGVITVEESQTFGLELELTEGMRFDKGYISAYFATDMERMESSLDDPYILIANSKISNVKDLLPLLEKVMQSGKPLLIIAEDVEGEALSTLVVNKIRGTFKSVAVKAPGFGDRRKAMLGDIAILTGGQVISEEVGLKLENAGIELLGRARKVVITKDETTIVDGAGDSEQVAGRVNQIRAEIENSDSDYDREKLQERLAKLAGGVAVIKAGAATEVELKERKHRIEDAVRNAKAAVEEGIVAGGGVALLQASAVFDKLELEGDEATGAAAVRTALEAPLKQIAVNAGLEGGVVVEKVRNLEVGYGLNAATGEYVNMIAEGILDPAKVTRSALQNAASIAALFLTTEAVIADKPEKAAPAAPGGMPGGDMDF is encoded by the coding sequence ATGGCCAAGATCATCGCGTTCGACGAGGAGGCGCGGCGCGGCCTTGAGCGCGGTATGAACCAGCTCGCCGACGCCGTCAAGGTGACCCTCGGCCCCAAGGGCCGCAACGTCGTCCTGGAGAAGAAGTGGGGCGCCCCCACGATCACCAACGATGGTGTCTCCATCGCCAAGGAGATCGAGCTCGAGGACCCGTACGAGAAGATCGGCGCCGAGCTGGTCAAGGAGGTCGCGAAGAAGACGGACGACGTCGCCGGTGACGGCACGACGACCGCGACCGTCCTGGCCCAGGCCCTGGTCCGCGAGGGCCTGCGCAACGTGGCCGCCGGCGCCAACCCGATGGCCCTGAAGCGCGGCATCGAGCAGGCCGTCGAGGCCGTCTCCGGCGCGCTCCTGGAGCAGGCCAAGGACGTGGAGACCAAGGAGCAGATCGCCTCCACCGCCTCCATCTCCGCCGCCGACACCCAGATCGGCGAGCTCATCGCCGAGGCCATGGACAAGGTGGGCAAGGAAGGCGTCATCACCGTCGAGGAGTCCCAGACCTTCGGTCTGGAGCTGGAGCTCACCGAGGGTATGCGCTTCGACAAGGGCTACATCTCGGCGTACTTCGCCACCGACATGGAGCGCATGGAGTCGTCGCTCGACGACCCGTACATCCTCATCGCCAACTCCAAGATCAGCAACGTGAAGGACCTCCTTCCGCTGCTGGAGAAGGTCATGCAGTCCGGCAAGCCGCTGCTGATCATCGCCGAGGACGTCGAGGGCGAGGCGCTCTCCACCCTGGTCGTCAACAAGATCCGCGGCACCTTCAAGTCCGTCGCGGTCAAGGCCCCCGGCTTCGGTGACCGCCGCAAGGCCATGCTCGGCGACATCGCCATCCTCACCGGTGGCCAGGTCATCTCCGAGGAGGTCGGCCTCAAGCTGGAGAACGCCGGCATCGAGCTGCTCGGCCGCGCCCGCAAGGTCGTCATCACCAAGGACGAGACGACCATCGTGGACGGCGCCGGCGACAGCGAGCAGGTCGCGGGCCGCGTCAACCAGATCCGCGCCGAGATCGAGAACAGCGACTCGGACTACGACCGCGAGAAGCTTCAGGAGCGCCTGGCGAAGCTCGCCGGTGGCGTCGCCGTCATCAAGGCCGGTGCCGCGACCGAGGTCGAGCTCAAGGAGCGCAAGCACCGCATCGAGGACGCCGTGCGCAACGCCAAGGCGGCCGTCGAGGAGGGCATCGTCGCCGGTGGTGGCGTGGCCCTGCTCCAGGCTTCCGCGGTCTTCGACAAGCTGGAGCTCGAGGGTGACGAGGCGACCGGCGCCGCCGCCGTCCGTACCGCCCTGGAGGCCCCGCTCAAGCAGATCGCCGTCAACGCCGGCCTCGAAGGCGGCGTCGTGGTGGAGAAGGTCCGCAACCTTGAGGTCGGCTACGGCCTCAACGCCGCGACCGGCGAGTACGTGAACATGATCGCCGAGGGCATCCTCGACCCGGCCAAGGTCACGCGCTCCGCCCTCCAGAACGCGGCCTCCATCGCCGCGCTCTTCCTCACCACCGAGGCCGTCATCGCCGACAAGCCGGAGAAGGCCGCCCCGGCCGCCCCGGGCGGCATGCCGGGCGGTGACATGGACTTCTGA
- a CDS encoding cold-shock protein, which produces MAQGTVKWFNAEKGYGFIAVDGGADVFVHYSAIQMDGYRTLEEGQRVEFEISQGQKGPQADMVRAAA; this is translated from the coding sequence ATGGCTCAGGGCACCGTCAAGTGGTTCAACGCGGAGAAGGGCTACGGCTTCATCGCGGTCGACGGTGGTGCGGATGTATTCGTCCACTACAGCGCGATCCAGATGGACGGTTACCGCACCCTGGAGGAGGGTCAGCGGGTCGAGTTCGAGATCTCGCAGGGCCAGAAGGGCCCGCAGGCGGACATGGTCCGCGCTGCCGCCTGA
- the otsB gene encoding trehalose-phosphatase — MTAAPDPHSSRSPLPEPVTEAGRAGLRAVLDQPSAAVVALDFDGTLADIVPDPDSARARPGAVDALARLAPHVRSLAVVTGRPAETAVRYGGFAHVPGLEHLVVLGLYGAERWDAASGELTAPPPPPGLTAARAELPAVLAEHGNLPGLWTEDKGQAVAVHTRRAEDPQGAYDALLAPLTALAARHGLIVEPGRMVLELRPPGMDKGKALTTYLDEVGAASVLYAGDDLGDLAAYAAVEAGRPARPGLLLASGTEVPELTDRADLPLAGGPEEVVAFLSALADTLS; from the coding sequence ATGACCGCAGCGCCTGACCCGCACTCCTCCCGTTCCCCGCTCCCCGAGCCCGTGACCGAGGCCGGGCGGGCGGGGCTGCGCGCCGTTCTCGACCAGCCCTCGGCCGCCGTCGTGGCGCTCGACTTCGACGGCACGCTCGCCGACATCGTCCCGGACCCCGACTCCGCGCGCGCCCGCCCCGGCGCCGTCGACGCGCTCGCCCGCCTCGCGCCGCACGTCCGCTCCCTCGCCGTCGTCACCGGCCGCCCCGCCGAGACCGCCGTCCGCTACGGCGGCTTCGCGCACGTCCCCGGGCTCGAACACCTCGTCGTCCTCGGCCTGTACGGCGCCGAGCGCTGGGACGCCGCGAGCGGCGAACTCACCGCCCCGCCCCCGCCCCCCGGACTCACCGCCGCGCGCGCCGAACTCCCCGCCGTCCTGGCCGAGCACGGGAACCTCCCCGGACTGTGGACCGAGGACAAGGGCCAGGCCGTCGCCGTGCACACCCGCCGCGCCGAGGACCCGCAGGGCGCGTACGACGCACTGCTCGCCCCGCTCACCGCGCTCGCCGCACGCCACGGCCTCATCGTCGAACCGGGCCGCATGGTCCTGGAGTTGCGCCCGCCCGGCATGGACAAGGGCAAGGCCCTCACGACCTACCTCGACGAGGTCGGCGCCGCCTCGGTCCTCTACGCCGGGGACGACCTCGGCGACCTCGCCGCCTACGCCGCCGTCGAAGCGGGCCGCCCCGCCCGCCCCGGCCTCCTCCTCGCCTCCGGCACCGAGGTCCCCGAACTCACCGACCGCGCCGACCTCCCCCTCGCGGGCGGCCCGGAAGAGGTCGTCGCCTTCCTGTCCGCTCTGGCCGACACGCTGTCCTGA
- a CDS encoding glucosyl-3-phosphoglycerate synthase, translated as MIEEVERWLEHRSWTANDWPVERLAALKRATGASVAVVLPALNEEATVGAIVDVIRRELVEAVPLVDELVVLDSGSTDRTAELARAAGARVVHRDAVLPRLPALPGKGEVLWRSLLATDSDLICFVDADLKDFSSAFVTGILGPLLAEQDVHLVKAMYDRPLGAEPGQGGRVTELMARPLLNMHWPRLSGFVQPLGGEYAGRRSLLEQLPFPVGYGVELGLLVDALHTVGLDALAQVDVGVRVHRHQDGQALGRMAATIYRTAQVRLARGHLVRPELTQFDRLPEGGFEAHTHAVDTEERPPMREIPEYTERRAAA; from the coding sequence GTGATCGAAGAGGTGGAACGCTGGCTGGAGCACCGCTCCTGGACCGCGAACGACTGGCCCGTGGAACGTCTCGCCGCGCTCAAACGCGCCACGGGGGCCTCGGTGGCCGTCGTCCTCCCCGCGCTGAACGAGGAGGCGACCGTCGGCGCGATCGTCGACGTCATCCGGCGTGAACTCGTCGAAGCCGTCCCGCTCGTCGACGAACTCGTCGTGCTCGACTCGGGCTCCACGGACCGCACCGCGGAGCTCGCGCGCGCGGCCGGGGCGCGGGTCGTGCACAGGGACGCCGTGCTGCCGCGCCTGCCCGCCCTGCCGGGCAAGGGCGAGGTGCTGTGGCGCTCGCTCCTCGCGACCGACAGCGACCTGATCTGTTTCGTGGACGCGGACCTCAAGGACTTCAGCTCCGCCTTCGTGACCGGCATCCTCGGCCCGCTCCTCGCCGAGCAGGACGTGCACCTCGTGAAGGCGATGTACGACCGTCCGCTCGGCGCGGAACCGGGGCAGGGCGGCCGTGTCACCGAACTCATGGCGCGCCCGCTGCTCAACATGCACTGGCCGCGGCTCTCGGGTTTCGTGCAGCCGCTGGGCGGCGAGTACGCGGGGCGGCGCTCCCTGCTCGAACAGCTGCCGTTCCCGGTGGGGTACGGCGTCGAGCTGGGCCTCCTCGTGGACGCGCTGCACACCGTGGGGCTCGACGCGCTCGCGCAGGTGGACGTCGGGGTGCGGGTGCACCGCCACCAGGACGGGCAGGCGCTGGGCCGCATGGCGGCGACGATCTACCGCACGGCGCAGGTGCGGCTCGCGCGCGGCCATCTCGTACGCCCCGAGCTGACCCAGTTCGACCGCCTGCCGGAGGGCGGTTTCGAGGCGCACACGCACGCGGTGGACACGGAGGAACGGCCGCCGATGCGGGAGATCCCGGAGTACACGGAGCGCAGGGCGGCGGCCTGA
- the thrC gene encoding threonine synthase has protein sequence MAVQAAEIPQNTTSAVDLGPAVALSCRECGERFPLGPVFACESCFGPLEVAYELPSGDVEELRRTIEAGPKNIWRYAPLLPVPADVASHPNTNPGLTQLVKADRLAKELGVTGGLYVKDDSGNPTHSFKDRVVAIAVEAARAFGFTTLSCSSTGNLAGAVGAAAARAGFRSCVFIPHDLEQGKVVMAAVYGGDLVGIEGTYDDVNRFCSELIGDPLGEGWGFVNVNLRSYYGEGSKTLAYEICEQLGWEIPDQIVIPVASGSQLTKIDKGLKELIRLGLVADKPYKIFGAQAEGCSPVSTAYKAGHDVVRPQKPKTIAKSLAIGNPADGPYVLDIARRTGGAVEDVDDEQVVDAIKLLARTEGIFAETAGGVTVGVTRKLIENGQLDPALTTVVLNTGDGLKTLDAVAPTTGPTATIRPDLDAFRAAGLAG, from the coding sequence ATGGCTGTGCAAGCCGCCGAAATCCCGCAGAACACCACCTCCGCCGTCGACCTCGGCCCCGCTGTCGCGCTCTCGTGCCGCGAGTGCGGCGAGCGCTTCCCGCTCGGCCCGGTCTTCGCCTGCGAGAGCTGCTTCGGACCCCTCGAGGTCGCCTACGAGCTGCCCTCCGGCGACGTCGAGGAACTGCGCCGCACGATCGAGGCCGGCCCCAAGAACATCTGGCGTTACGCACCGTTGCTGCCCGTGCCCGCGGACGTGGCGAGCCACCCCAACACCAACCCCGGACTCACGCAACTCGTGAAGGCGGACCGGCTCGCCAAGGAACTCGGCGTCACCGGCGGCCTCTACGTCAAGGACGACTCCGGGAACCCGACGCACTCCTTCAAGGACCGCGTCGTCGCGATCGCCGTCGAGGCCGCGCGCGCCTTCGGCTTCACGACGCTGTCCTGCTCCTCCACGGGCAACCTCGCGGGCGCCGTCGGCGCCGCCGCGGCCCGCGCCGGCTTCCGCTCCTGCGTCTTCATCCCGCACGACCTGGAGCAGGGCAAGGTCGTCATGGCCGCGGTCTACGGCGGCGACCTCGTCGGCATCGAGGGCACGTACGACGACGTGAACCGCTTCTGCTCCGAGCTGATCGGCGACCCGCTCGGCGAGGGCTGGGGCTTCGTCAACGTCAACCTGCGCTCGTACTACGGCGAGGGCTCGAAGACGCTCGCGTACGAGATCTGCGAGCAGCTCGGCTGGGAGATCCCCGACCAGATCGTCATCCCGGTCGCCTCCGGCTCGCAGCTCACGAAGATCGACAAGGGCCTCAAGGAACTGATCAGGCTCGGTCTCGTCGCGGACAAGCCGTACAAGATCTTCGGCGCGCAGGCCGAGGGCTGTTCGCCGGTCTCGACCGCCTACAAGGCCGGGCACGACGTCGTGCGCCCGCAGAAGCCGAAGACGATCGCGAAGTCCCTCGCGATCGGCAACCCGGCGGACGGCCCCTACGTGCTCGACATCGCCCGGCGTACGGGCGGCGCCGTCGAGGACGTGGACGACGAGCAGGTCGTGGACGCGATCAAGCTCCTGGCGCGCACCGAGGGCATCTTCGCGGAGACGGCGGGCGGCGTCACGGTCGGTGTGACGCGCAAGCTCATCGAGAACGGGCAGCTCGACCCCGCCCTCACCACCGTGGTCCTCAACACCGGCGACGGCCTCAAGACCCTGGACGCGGTCGCCCCGACCACCGGGCCCACCGCGACCATCCGCCCCGACCTGGACGCCTTCCGCGCCGCCGGTCTCGCGGGCTGA
- a CDS encoding ROK family protein — protein sequence MKHVIALDVGGTGIKAALVGAAGELLHEERRRTGREQGPGAVVEGILAFAAELFAYGSEQFGEGASAVGIAIPGVVDTERGIAVFSANLGWENVPLRALLGERLGGVPVALGHDVRTGGIAEGRLGAGHGADRFFFLALGTGIAGAYGINGVIEPGAHGSAGELGHVVVRPDGPPCGCGQRGCLERLASASAVTAAWAEASGDPRATAADCAKAVVAGDPRALTVWEEAVAALADGLLIGITLLDPRTLIIGGGLAEAGETLFTPLRAAVAERVTFQALPEIVPAALGDTAGCLGAGLLAWDLLATEVSA from the coding sequence GTGAAACATGTCATCGCCCTCGATGTGGGCGGCACCGGGATCAAGGCCGCCCTGGTAGGGGCGGCGGGTGAGCTGCTGCACGAGGAACGGCGGCGCACCGGGCGCGAACAGGGGCCCGGGGCGGTGGTCGAGGGCATCCTCGCCTTCGCCGCCGAGCTGTTCGCGTACGGCAGCGAGCAGTTCGGCGAGGGGGCGAGCGCGGTCGGCATAGCGATCCCCGGCGTGGTGGACACCGAGCGCGGGATCGCCGTCTTCTCGGCGAACCTCGGCTGGGAGAACGTGCCGCTGCGCGCCCTGCTGGGCGAACGGCTCGGCGGAGTCCCCGTCGCGCTCGGCCACGACGTGCGGACCGGCGGTATCGCCGAGGGGCGGCTCGGCGCGGGACACGGGGCCGACCGCTTCTTCTTCCTCGCCCTCGGTACCGGCATCGCGGGCGCGTACGGCATCAACGGCGTCATCGAGCCCGGCGCGCACGGTTCGGCCGGTGAGCTGGGGCACGTCGTGGTGCGTCCGGACGGGCCGCCGTGCGGCTGCGGGCAGCGCGGCTGCCTGGAACGGCTCGCCTCGGCCTCCGCCGTCACCGCCGCGTGGGCGGAGGCGAGCGGCGACCCGCGGGCGACCGCCGCGGACTGCGCGAAGGCCGTGGTCGCCGGGGACCCGCGCGCGCTCACCGTGTGGGAGGAGGCCGTCGCGGCGCTCGCGGACGGGCTGCTCATCGGCATCACCCTGCTCGACCCCCGGACGCTGATCATCGGTGGCGGGCTCGCCGAGGCCGGGGAAACCTTGTTCACACCGCTGCGCGCGGCCGTCGCCGAGCGCGTCACCTTCCAGGCGCTCCCCGAGATCGTGCCCGCCGCCCTCGGGGACACGGCGGGCTGCCTCGGCGCCGGCCTGCTCGCCTGGGACCTACTCGCCACGGAGGTAAGCGCCTGA
- a CDS encoding helix-turn-helix transcriptional regulator, with protein sequence MDGADADPVALARLLELAVAALHETRPEQLWSLAFTELLDALDADLAVRKAEEWSPGEGTVRLWTPEGPAHHLLGPEQLDVIRTGYPFVDHYVAGHPLEPLTARATAGAHAWRHAAPAGQLRDALGSTDILGLPLPRPEKGAIHGCLLHRTGRRPFTPAHLAYARRAQPVIAAVEAHAAHLRAWRTTPGGPEAATVREERAAALGLTPREITVLALLAEARTASAIAQRLGISPRTVHRHLAHLYRKFGTRDRLATVLRARETGVL encoded by the coding sequence ATGGACGGAGCCGACGCGGACCCGGTCGCGCTCGCCCGGCTGCTCGAACTCGCCGTCGCGGCACTCCACGAGACCCGCCCCGAACAGCTGTGGTCCCTCGCCTTCACCGAACTGCTCGACGCGCTCGACGCCGACCTCGCCGTCCGCAAGGCCGAGGAGTGGAGCCCCGGCGAGGGCACCGTCCGGCTCTGGACCCCCGAGGGTCCCGCCCACCACCTCCTCGGCCCCGAACAGCTCGACGTGATCCGCACCGGCTACCCCTTCGTCGACCACTACGTCGCGGGCCACCCCCTCGAACCCCTCACCGCGCGCGCCACCGCCGGAGCCCACGCCTGGCGCCACGCCGCCCCCGCCGGACAACTGCGCGACGCGCTCGGCTCCACCGACATCCTCGGCCTGCCGCTGCCGCGCCCGGAGAAGGGCGCCATCCACGGCTGCCTCCTGCACCGCACGGGCCGCCGCCCCTTCACCCCCGCCCACCTCGCCTACGCCCGCCGCGCCCAGCCCGTCATCGCCGCCGTCGAGGCACACGCCGCCCACCTGCGCGCCTGGCGCACAACCCCCGGCGGCCCGGAGGCGGCGACGGTACGGGAGGAACGCGCCGCCGCACTCGGCCTCACCCCGCGCGAGATCACCGTCCTCGCCCTGCTCGCCGAGGCCCGTACCGCGAGCGCCATCGCACAGCGCCTCGGCATCTCACCCCGCACCGTCCACCGCCACCTCGCCCACCTCTACCGCAAGTTCGGGACGAGGGACCGGCTCGCGACGGTGCTGCGGGCGCGGGAGACGGGCGTGCTGTGA